The Ignavibacteriales bacterium genome has a window encoding:
- a CDS encoding heparan-alpha-glucosaminide N-acetyltransferase domain-containing protein, with product MAAPAKNRLAFIDLLRGWALIVMIEVHVFNTFILPVLKTTPWYHILNFINGLVAPSFTFISGFVFVLASQRKLESFRTYGSAFWKQLGRIGLVWGTGYFLHLPFFSFRRIMSDTTQEGWLNFYQADVLHCIAFGLLVLFITRLFIKNGRTYRTFLFTSGLFVVFTTIFVWNYDFLNLIPAPISAYINGLHYSLFPLFPWLAFMLFGGYFASRYIDAREQKKEQEFILRFAFEGALLFVACMIGMELQSGMRILPIDIRANPLFFFERLGIVMLLLTACWFYADYRKTEKSFVLDVGRESLMVYAAHLLVIYGRFWNERSLDFYYGKTFNVTECMISTLTLILVMSGAAIAWGWMKRNHLPLARLLFFMFAVTTTAMFLIR from the coding sequence ATGGCTGCTCCAGCAAAAAATCGACTTGCGTTCATCGACCTTCTTCGCGGATGGGCGCTGATTGTGATGATTGAAGTGCATGTGTTCAACACCTTTATCCTGCCCGTGTTGAAAACGACTCCCTGGTATCACATTCTGAATTTTATCAATGGATTAGTTGCGCCAAGTTTTACTTTTATCTCCGGTTTTGTTTTCGTGCTTGCGAGCCAAAGGAAGCTTGAGTCTTTTCGGACCTACGGATCTGCATTCTGGAAACAGCTTGGGCGAATCGGATTGGTGTGGGGCACAGGGTATTTTCTGCATCTGCCATTTTTTTCATTCCGTCGCATAATGAGCGATACGACACAAGAGGGGTGGCTGAATTTCTATCAGGCAGATGTTCTTCACTGCATCGCGTTTGGATTACTCGTGCTTTTTATAACGAGATTGTTTATAAAGAATGGACGGACATATCGGACATTCCTCTTTACAAGCGGATTGTTCGTTGTTTTTACAACGATCTTCGTATGGAATTATGATTTCTTGAATTTAATTCCGGCTCCAATCTCAGCATACATAAACGGCCTGCATTATTCGCTTTTCCCGCTATTCCCGTGGCTGGCGTTTATGCTCTTTGGAGGGTACTTCGCTTCCCGATATATTGATGCCCGCGAACAAAAAAAGGAGCAAGAATTCATCTTACGTTTTGCATTTGAAGGAGCTCTTCTGTTTGTTGCGTGCATGATCGGAATGGAATTGCAATCCGGCATGCGCATCCTTCCAATAGATATCCGTGCAAATCCATTATTCTTTTTTGAACGGCTTGGAATTGTCATGCTGCTTCTTACCGCTTGCTGGTTCTATGCAGATTATCGCAAAACTGAGAAGTCGTTTGTATTAGATGTCGGCAGGGAATCGTTAATGGTCTACGCGGCACACCTCCTTGTCATTTATGGACGGTTCTGGAATGAACGTAGCCTGGATTTTTATTATGGAAAAACATTCAATGTAACAGAATGTATGATAAGTACACTTACCCTTATTTTGGTGATGAGCGGAGCGGCAATTGCATGGGGATGGATGAAGCGAAATCATTTACCGCTTGCACGCTTGTTATTTTTTATGTTCGCGGTAACAACTACAGCGATGTTTTTAATAAGATAA
- a CDS encoding DNA recombination protein RmuC, translating to MEVASFIMLFLVVILIVVLLLRLSSQKGANSSDTSLLFQQQVDALRGEVSQNLKNTADTLATSLKNTTDVVFKSLQSTTDTVNQQLTTVTSQLSSVTSQLQNNTGQMGSRLDNAAKVIQDVQNKLGELGQATQEIKELGQSVSKLEEMLKAPKLRGGLGELLLEDLLKQVLPANAYGIQYRFKGGQAVDAVIRLAGRMVPVDSKFPLENFQKMLGAKSEQEKKSTARLFRADVKKHIDAIAGKYILPDEGTYDFALMYIPAENIFYETIIKDESFPDDEGLQSYANSRHVIPVSPNSFYAYLRVIALGLKGLQIERSAKEIFQNLELLGTELRKFNDVFETLGSQLNNAKNNYDKADKQLAGLTEKFKTVQSIPDVQDKKQLDAFPQ from the coding sequence ATGGAAGTTGCATCATTCATTATGTTGTTTTTAGTTGTCATTTTGATTGTCGTCCTATTGCTTCGGCTCTCTTCACAAAAAGGAGCAAATTCTTCCGATACTTCTCTGCTATTTCAGCAGCAGGTTGATGCGCTGCGCGGTGAAGTAAGTCAGAACCTCAAGAACACCGCAGATACGCTTGCTACATCTCTGAAGAATACGACTGACGTTGTGTTTAAAAGTCTGCAATCAACGACAGACACCGTAAACCAGCAGCTGACAACTGTGACTTCGCAATTAAGCAGCGTTACATCGCAGTTGCAAAATAACACAGGTCAAATGGGCTCTCGTCTGGATAATGCGGCGAAGGTTATTCAGGATGTGCAGAATAAACTTGGCGAGCTTGGTCAAGCGACACAGGAAATTAAAGAGTTAGGCCAAAGCGTTTCCAAATTGGAAGAAATGCTGAAGGCGCCGAAACTGCGCGGCGGGCTCGGTGAATTGTTGCTGGAAGATTTGCTCAAGCAGGTTCTTCCCGCAAATGCCTATGGTATACAGTACAGGTTTAAAGGTGGGCAGGCAGTCGATGCCGTCATTCGGCTCGCCGGCCGAATGGTTCCAGTAGATTCGAAATTTCCGCTTGAAAACTTTCAGAAAATGCTCGGAGCGAAATCTGAACAGGAAAAGAAATCTACTGCAAGATTGTTTCGAGCGGATGTGAAGAAACACATCGATGCGATCGCAGGAAAATACATTCTGCCCGATGAAGGCACGTATGATTTTGCATTGATGTATATACCGGCTGAGAATATTTTTTATGAAACGATTATTAAGGATGAATCATTTCCTGATGATGAGGGTTTGCAATCGTATGCAAATTCACGGCATGTTATTCCAGTTTCCCCTAACAGCTTTTATGCGTATTTGCGTGTGATTGCGCTCGGCCTGAAAGGATTGCAGATTGAGCGAAGTGCAAAAGAAATATTTCAAAATCTTGAACTGCTGGGAACGGAACTGCGGAAATTCAACGACGTGTTTGAAACGCTGGGTTCACAATTGAACAATGCAAAGAACAACTACGACAAAGCCGATAAGCAATTGGCCGGTCTCACTGAGAAATTCAAAACAGTGCAGTCTATTCCTGACGTCCAGGATAAAAAACAGTTGGATGCTTTTCCTCAGTAA
- a CDS encoding AI-2E family transporter, whose protein sequence is MPEKSNIQRGSSLLVVAASLVILTWGIVQAQSVIVLMLVALFLAVIAAPPVLWLKEKRIPSVLAVLAVLACMIFLLLLIGGFVGTSLASFSDSIPFYQQRIQEELHVLRGFIASKGFAIKENAVLEYVNLGSIMSLTAGLLSGLTSTLSSIFLIFLTVTFILLELSSFPIKLGAILNDPKVEFSKFSKFIDDINHYLVIKTGISVLTGILIGIWMSLLGVDFPVLWGFLAFLLNYVPSLGVVIAAVPAILLTFIQLGPGHAALTALGFILVNFIVGTVIEPKLVGRGVGLSTLVVFLSLIFWGNLLGIIGMVLCIPFTMTLKFVLENNEQTRWLAIVLGPETSVKNLPPEPKK, encoded by the coding sequence ATGCCCGAAAAAAGTAATATTCAACGCGGATCAAGCTTACTTGTCGTTGCTGCATCGCTTGTTATTCTTACCTGGGGCATCGTTCAGGCACAGTCCGTAATCGTGCTTATGCTCGTCGCACTTTTTCTTGCAGTGATCGCAGCACCGCCAGTGCTCTGGCTCAAGGAAAAGCGTATCCCCTCTGTTCTTGCTGTGCTGGCTGTTCTGGCGTGTATGATCTTCCTGTTGCTGCTGATCGGAGGATTCGTTGGCACATCGCTCGCTTCCTTTTCCGATAGCATACCGTTTTATCAGCAGCGCATCCAAGAGGAACTTCATGTGTTGAGAGGATTCATAGCAAGCAAGGGTTTTGCGATCAAGGAAAATGCTGTGCTCGAGTATGTGAATCTGGGTTCGATCATGAGTTTGACTGCTGGTTTGCTTTCAGGATTGACGTCAACACTTTCCAGTATCTTTCTGATATTTCTTACGGTCACATTCATCCTGCTCGAACTCTCAAGTTTTCCAATAAAGCTCGGTGCTATTCTCAACGATCCGAAAGTAGAATTTTCAAAATTCAGTAAATTCATCGATGACATCAATCATTATCTGGTCATCAAGACCGGCATCAGTGTGTTAACAGGAATTCTCATCGGAATCTGGATGTCTCTCCTTGGCGTGGATTTTCCCGTGCTCTGGGGTTTTCTGGCATTCCTGCTGAACTATGTGCCGAGCCTCGGTGTGGTTATCGCTGCCGTTCCCGCAATACTTCTGACGTTTATTCAATTGGGTCCAGGTCATGCGGCACTTACGGCTCTTGGATTTATTCTCGTGAATTTTATTGTCGGCACTGTTATTGAGCCAAAACTCGTAGGGCGGGGAGTTGGCTTGTCCACATTGGTAGTCTTCCTCTCGTTAATCTTTTGGGGAAACCTGCTTGGCATTATCGGTATGGTGCTGTGTATTCCATTTACAATGACCCTGAAATTTGTATTAGAGAACAATGAACAAACACGATGGCTGGCAATAGTACTTGGGCCGGAGACGTCTGTAAAGAATCTTCCACCTGAACCGAAAAAATGA
- a CDS encoding ABC transporter ATP-binding protein, protein MITIQQITKKYSTVTALDAITLEVQQQEFFGLLGPNGAGKTTLMNLLVGYINPDGGTITIDGGNVTQDTLEIRKKIGFVPQSLALYDELTAQENLEIFGQMFDIPRQLLKKRIDEQLNAVELFERRKDKVKTFSGGMKRRLNMIASLLHDPKVLLCDEPTVGVDPQSRNAIFDFLTSLNKQGKTIIYTTHYMEEAERLCSRIGIIDHGKIIAGGTVDELLEKLAYEETIAIIKNPSTAKNRSAFEKYGTLLEEDDHYELKPAEGFLLSKFFAGIEKQGIKYSWVELQRPTLEALFLQLTGRRLRD, encoded by the coding sequence ATGATCACCATCCAACAAATCACAAAAAAATACTCAACAGTCACAGCCTTGGATGCAATCACATTAGAGGTGCAGCAACAGGAATTCTTCGGCTTGTTAGGACCAAATGGGGCAGGCAAGACTACTTTGATGAACCTGCTCGTTGGGTACATCAATCCGGACGGCGGCACGATCACAATCGATGGCGGCAACGTGACTCAGGATACTTTAGAGATCCGGAAGAAAATCGGATTTGTTCCTCAATCTCTCGCATTGTATGATGAGCTTACTGCACAAGAAAACTTAGAAATATTCGGGCAGATGTTCGATATCCCCCGACAGCTCTTAAAGAAGCGCATTGATGAACAGCTCAATGCCGTTGAGTTGTTCGAAAGGCGTAAAGATAAAGTAAAAACCTTTTCGGGCGGCATGAAACGGCGGCTCAATATGATCGCAAGCTTATTGCACGATCCGAAAGTATTACTGTGCGACGAACCGACCGTCGGCGTCGATCCTCAATCGCGCAACGCGATCTTCGATTTTCTTACTTCCCTGAACAAGCAAGGGAAAACAATTATCTACACAACGCATTATATGGAAGAAGCGGAGCGGCTTTGCAGTAGAATCGGAATAATCGATCATGGGAAAATCATTGCAGGTGGCACTGTAGATGAACTTTTAGAAAAACTTGCGTACGAAGAAACAATTGCAATTATCAAGAATCCGTCGACTGCAAAGAACCGGTCGGCGTTTGAGAAATACGGAACGCTACTTGAAGAAGACGATCATTACGAGTTGAAACCAGCAGAGGGATTTTTGCTATCGAAATTTTTTGCGGGTATAGAAAAGCAGGGAATTAAATATTCCTGGGTTGAATTGCAGCGCCCGACCTTGGAGGCGTTGTTTCTCCAACTGACAGGAAGGAGGTTACGGGATTGA
- a CDS encoding ABC transporter permease, translated as MKQVYRLFKSSYRIFWNDKVSVALTFIVPLVLMSIFGAVFGGSGSGPQGIRLAVLNQSTSPVAKSIESSLDTIKAFRVIKSFKTDSGTTIVFDTLSIQEYVRSGKAAAALVLPPDTYADTSVGLYVKFYYDPKNDMETQTVRGLIQQVVFSQFPSVMAQSGLRQAERYLGIESGDAFNHKMASLMHKYFKVDTNTILHPALSNFKTTGDDSTKGNTNFLNNIVRIENQQLIGKEMKNPWATRSVGGWGIMFLMFTLTATSSSLFDERRSGVLMRMLTSPVSRTHILWNKYIFNMSLGIIQLLFMFVFGWLMFQVDIFANFLNLMLLIIAASVACTALGMLIAAFSQTRQQANGLGTLLILSMSAIGGAWFPTTFMPSTIQFFSKLTVVYWSIDGFMEVLWRGVGFISIVPHLAILFGIGAILNLVSVRQFKKGHIFD; from the coding sequence TTGAAACAAGTCTATCGGTTATTTAAAAGCTCGTACCGGATTTTCTGGAACGACAAAGTCTCCGTCGCGCTGACCTTTATTGTGCCGCTGGTACTCATGAGTATTTTTGGAGCAGTTTTCGGCGGATCGGGCTCGGGTCCCCAGGGAATACGGCTTGCGGTGTTGAATCAAAGTACATCTCCCGTAGCGAAGAGTATAGAATCTTCACTTGATACTATAAAAGCATTCCGGGTAATCAAATCTTTTAAGACGGATTCCGGAACGACAATTGTATTCGATACGCTTTCAATTCAGGAATATGTTCGTAGCGGGAAAGCTGCCGCTGCACTCGTTCTCCCGCCTGATACGTATGCGGATACATCGGTTGGGCTCTATGTCAAATTCTATTATGATCCGAAGAATGATATGGAAACACAGACTGTGCGGGGATTAATCCAGCAGGTTGTATTCAGCCAGTTTCCATCGGTCATGGCGCAAAGCGGTCTACGACAAGCCGAGAGATATTTAGGAATCGAATCCGGTGATGCCTTTAATCACAAAATGGCTTCTCTGATGCACAAATATTTCAAGGTCGACACCAATACCATTTTGCATCCCGCACTTTCCAATTTCAAGACCACAGGCGATGATTCCACCAAGGGCAATACAAATTTTCTTAATAATATCGTTCGCATAGAGAACCAGCAGCTTATCGGTAAAGAGATGAAGAATCCATGGGCAACACGGAGTGTCGGCGGGTGGGGCATTATGTTCCTAATGTTCACATTGACGGCGACGTCCTCATCGTTGTTTGATGAGCGGAGATCCGGAGTACTCATGAGAATGCTGACCTCTCCGGTTTCGCGGACACATATTCTCTGGAACAAATATATTTTCAATATGTCGCTCGGTATTATACAATTGCTTTTCATGTTCGTTTTTGGGTGGTTGATGTTCCAGGTGGATATATTCGCAAATTTTTTGAATCTCATGCTGCTCATCATTGCTGCATCAGTAGCGTGCACGGCGCTCGGGATGTTGATTGCTGCGTTTTCTCAAACTCGCCAGCAGGCAAACGGATTAGGAACTTTATTGATATTGAGTATGAGTGCGATCGGCGGGGCATGGTTTCCGACTACTTTCATGCCCTCAACTATCCAGTTCTTTAGTAAGCTGACGGTTGTGTATTGGTCGATTGATGGTTTTATGGAAGTTTTATGGAGAGGTGTCGGTTTTATCTCTATTGTGCCGCATCTTGCTATTTTATTCGGCATCGGCGCAATTCTTAATTTAGTCAGTGTACGTCAATTCAAAAAAGGACATATATTTGACTAG
- a CDS encoding YciI family protein, with protein sequence MQFIVIAYDGTDEKAFERRLAVREDHLKSAKELHDTGKWIYAAAILNDDGKMIGSMIVCDYQSREELQEQWLNNEPYVKGNVWKRIEITRAQVAPFFVKSK encoded by the coding sequence ATGCAATTCATTGTCATAGCATACGACGGAACTGATGAAAAGGCATTCGAAAGGAGGCTTGCAGTTCGTGAAGATCATTTAAAGTCAGCAAAAGAACTCCACGATACAGGCAAGTGGATCTATGCGGCTGCTATTCTCAACGATGATGGAAAAATGATCGGGTCAATGATTGTCTGCGATTATCAATCACGGGAGGAGCTTCAAGAACAATGGCTCAATAACGAACCGTACGTTAAAGGTAATGTTTGGAAAAGGATTGAGATAACGCGTGCGCAGGTAGCGCCATTTTTTGTGAAAAGTAAATGA
- a CDS encoding pyridoxamine 5'-phosphate oxidase family protein, whose amino-acid sequence MKRLLIILFVITSARAQEKNSSNAERDSLIAAAKEIMASQKYCALATIDSSGHPDVRTMNPFPPEEDMTVWMATNTRSLKVQEIRNNPKVCLYYADHSKATGNVTITGTAVLVNDTMEIQKRKREYWKQAFPDWKYLVLIKVVPERMEVLNYKWGKLNDPITWAPPIVVFTKP is encoded by the coding sequence ATGAAACGGTTATTGATAATCCTCTTTGTTATAACGAGTGCGCGCGCACAAGAAAAAAACTCTTCCAATGCAGAGCGAGATTCTCTTATCGCAGCTGCAAAAGAAATTATGGCATCGCAGAAGTATTGCGCGCTTGCGACCATCGATTCTTCCGGCCATCCCGATGTGCGAACCATGAATCCTTTTCCTCCCGAAGAAGATATGACAGTGTGGATGGCAACAAATACACGGAGTCTAAAAGTTCAAGAGATCCGGAATAATCCAAAAGTATGCCTGTACTATGCGGACCATTCAAAGGCAACCGGAAATGTTACAATTACCGGCACCGCTGTCCTGGTCAACGATACGATGGAAATACAAAAACGAAAACGTGAATACTGGAAGCAGGCGTTTCCCGATTGGAAATATCTTGTTCTCATTAAGGTCGTTCCAGAACGGATGGAAGTTTTAAATTATAAGTGGGGTAAATTGAACGATCCCATTACATGGGCTCCTCCGATCGTAGTGTTCACAAAACCATAA
- a CDS encoding PAS domain S-box protein, producing the protein MKWKFIEMFLPPRSLDEDENRIRQIIHTICLSITFLIFIPMYTRATIGHWNTVYTLLLEEVLLWFTLWLNYRGNLKWASRMLVVSVFILETLLILFAGEGSRDISILIYPVSIVIAGLLLSKRSFFILTVAIIFSFALIMIAEVKGLIIPSQNLNVNTRDIMDMIIILMVTAVIVSFLTENLRQSVARNRALLSALPDLVFRLNRDGTILDFSAPRDQTLVSSPQEFLGKKIQSLLPDSIASQMMAITQAALKKKSIQESEYELPIQRKKEYWEARVVALTNDEVVVVLRDISERKQAEDQRRMSEERFSQVFMTSPDSLTLLNMKNNVYIDVNDGFTRQYGYTREEVIGHSAQEINIWKNMEDPDRIMIFLQNQHRVENIEIEFINKQGISFTGLLSASTIRVAGEACMISVVRDITDQKKLQNQLLQTQKIQSIGTLAGGIAHDFNNILGIIFGYADLVEKNRLDAVMHKEGMSAIVQAVERGAALVDQILAFARRTEVNFLPLNIPMVMQEVLSMLKQTFPKTITFTENYAEDLPAIMGDKTQIHQTLMNLCINARDAMPHGGCITIDATLLLQNTVRERFPTAIHPSYVCLRITDTGSGMDEAILQRIFDPFFTTKEYGKGTGLGLSVVYGIIHSHEGFISVESNVGKGSTFSLFFPATNFIGGKLQKKELSPAELPCGTETILIVEDEELILGMLHMILRSHDYSIFKASDGEKALKLFTRYHEEIALVLSDLGLPKMNGIDTVKKMKEIDPNVQFIVASGYLDERMKWELKQLGIEDFIQKPYRNTQLLLKIREVLDRKKNELNR; encoded by the coding sequence ATGAAATGGAAATTCATCGAAATGTTTCTTCCTCCGCGCAGTCTCGATGAGGATGAGAACCGCATTAGACAGATAATCCATACGATCTGTCTTAGTATAACATTCCTCATCTTTATTCCCATGTACACGAGGGCGACCATAGGGCATTGGAATACGGTCTATACACTCCTTCTTGAAGAAGTCCTCCTTTGGTTTACTTTATGGCTCAATTATCGGGGGAACTTGAAATGGGCAAGCCGCATGTTGGTAGTGTCAGTGTTTATTTTGGAGACACTACTCATCTTATTTGCCGGCGAAGGCTCGCGAGATATAAGCATTCTTATTTATCCTGTGTCCATTGTTATTGCAGGGTTGCTGTTAAGTAAACGTTCGTTCTTCATATTAACAGTCGCCATTATTTTCTCGTTCGCACTCATTATGATTGCAGAAGTAAAAGGATTGATCATACCATCGCAGAATCTCAACGTCAATACGCGCGATATAATGGATATGATAATTATACTTATGGTAACAGCTGTCATCGTATCATTCCTCACAGAAAATTTGCGGCAGAGTGTTGCACGGAATCGAGCATTACTTTCCGCACTTCCGGATTTGGTATTCCGTTTAAACCGCGATGGTACAATTTTAGACTTTTCTGCACCACGAGATCAAACACTGGTTTCGTCACCTCAGGAGTTTCTCGGAAAGAAGATTCAATCGCTCCTCCCGGATTCTATTGCTTCACAAATGATGGCTATAACGCAAGCAGCGCTGAAAAAAAAATCCATACAAGAATCTGAATACGAGCTACCAATTCAACGCAAAAAAGAATACTGGGAAGCACGTGTTGTCGCCCTCACAAACGACGAAGTCGTCGTCGTGCTCCGAGATATTTCCGAAAGAAAACAAGCGGAAGATCAACGAAGGATGTCTGAAGAAAGATTCTCGCAGGTTTTTATGACGAGTCCAGATTCTCTTACACTTCTCAACATGAAAAACAATGTGTACATAGATGTGAATGACGGTTTTACACGCCAGTATGGATATACGAGGGAAGAAGTGATAGGACACAGTGCGCAGGAAATCAATATCTGGAAGAACATGGAAGATCCTGACCGAATAATGATCTTTCTTCAAAATCAGCATAGAGTGGAAAACATAGAAATAGAGTTTATCAATAAACAGGGAATATCTTTTACAGGTTTACTTTCCGCAAGTACGATCAGAGTAGCGGGGGAAGCTTGCATGATTTCAGTCGTACGCGATATTACAGATCAAAAGAAATTGCAAAATCAATTATTGCAAACACAAAAAATTCAAAGCATCGGGACACTGGCAGGCGGTATCGCACACGACTTCAATAATATCCTCGGCATTATTTTCGGTTACGCCGATCTTGTGGAGAAGAACCGACTTGATGCCGTGATGCATAAAGAAGGAATGAGTGCCATTGTGCAAGCGGTCGAACGGGGCGCAGCCCTCGTGGATCAGATTCTGGCATTTGCGCGGAGGACGGAAGTCAATTTTCTTCCGTTGAACATTCCCATGGTGATGCAAGAAGTGCTTTCCATGCTCAAACAAACTTTTCCAAAAACAATTACATTCACTGAGAATTATGCAGAGGATCTTCCTGCTATTATGGGTGACAAAACACAAATACATCAAACATTAATGAATCTTTGTATTAATGCGCGAGATGCGATGCCTCACGGTGGTTGTATAACAATCGATGCAACACTCCTTTTGCAGAATACAGTACGGGAACGTTTTCCCACTGCTATTCATCCATCCTATGTGTGCTTGCGCATTACCGATACCGGCTCCGGAATGGATGAAGCAATACTCCAACGCATTTTCGATCCGTTCTTTACGACAAAAGAGTATGGGAAAGGTACAGGACTGGGGCTTTCTGTAGTCTATGGAATTATTCACTCGCATGAAGGATTTATAAGTGTGGAAAGCAATGTTGGCAAGGGATCTACATTCTCGTTATTCTTCCCGGCAACGAATTTCATTGGAGGAAAGCTGCAGAAAAAAGAACTGTCGCCAGCAGAACTACCGTGCGGAACTGAAACGATTCTCATTGTTGAAGATGAAGAATTGATTTTGGGCATGCTTCATATGATCTTACGATCCCATGATTACTCTATTTTTAAAGCATCCGATGGTGAAAAAGCGTTAAAACTGTTTACTCGGTACCATGAAGAAATTGCACTTGTATTGAGTGACCTTGGTTTGCCAAAAATGAATGGGATTGATACTGTCAAAAAAATGAAAGAAATTGATCCCAATGTTCAGTTCATTGTTGCTAGTGGTTATTTAGATGAGCGCATGAAATGGGAATTGAAACAACTCGGAATAGAAGACTTTATACAGAAACCATATAGAAACACTCAACTCTTGCTTAAAATCAGGGAAGTGTTGGACAGGAAAAAAAATGAACTCAATAGATAG
- a CDS encoding 4Fe-4S binding protein, with translation MKDEIFQRLAQKLDELPNRFPQTQNGVEYRMLAKIFAPEEAVLACAMNLESETGAVIANRAGIDPREARDTLKRMVAKGLIDLRKGEGEFAYALRPFIVGFYEGQLPRMDKEMAELFEQYFRETQGGVLRPTPALHRVIPVGRAIPLKVNIDPYEQANAMLEKAQSWGVRDCICRKQQLLLGKECHHKLETCLVFASLKNAFDRSKVDRAITKEEALKILWETEEAGLVHSSGNYRDGVEYICNCCTCCCGIMRGIAEYGILSAVAHSDFQIALEEEKCSLCGVCIDRCQFHALSIPDAILAVDIKHCFGCGLCVLVCPTEALHLKRRESDQILIPPADKSEWQTQRNLSKVR, from the coding sequence ATGAAGGATGAGATATTCCAACGTTTAGCTCAAAAGTTAGACGAACTTCCCAATCGATTCCCGCAAACACAAAACGGTGTTGAATACCGGATGCTGGCTAAAATTTTTGCACCGGAAGAGGCAGTGCTGGCGTGTGCAATGAACCTGGAATCTGAAACTGGAGCAGTAATTGCCAACAGGGCAGGAATTGATCCCAGGGAGGCGCGTGATACATTGAAACGAATGGTTGCCAAAGGATTAATCGATCTGCGAAAAGGAGAAGGAGAGTTTGCCTATGCCCTGCGTCCGTTTATCGTGGGATTTTACGAAGGACAATTGCCGCGAATGGATAAAGAGATGGCAGAGTTATTTGAACAGTATTTCCGGGAGACGCAGGGTGGTGTGCTGCGTCCGACACCGGCGCTTCATCGTGTTATACCGGTTGGGAGGGCAATTCCACTCAAAGTGAATATCGATCCCTATGAGCAGGCAAACGCAATGCTGGAGAAAGCACAATCATGGGGAGTGAGGGATTGTATTTGTCGTAAGCAGCAGCTGTTGTTAGGTAAAGAGTGTCATCATAAATTGGAAACGTGCCTGGTCTTTGCATCTCTGAAGAACGCTTTTGATCGGAGTAAAGTGGATCGGGCGATTACCAAAGAAGAAGCGCTTAAAATCCTGTGGGAGACGGAAGAGGCAGGACTTGTGCATTCTTCCGGCAATTATCGGGATGGGGTAGAATATATCTGTAATTGCTGCACGTGCTGCTGCGGGATTATGAGAGGCATTGCTGAATATGGAATTCTCAGCGCTGTTGCGCACTCAGATTTTCAGATTGCATTGGAGGAAGAGAAATGTTCTCTCTGCGGCGTTTGTATCGACCGATGCCAATTTCATGCGCTCTCGATTCCGGATGCAATACTTGCTGTGGATATAAAACATTGTTTCGGATGCGGGTTATGCGTGCTTGTTTGTCCAACGGAAGCACTTCATCTAAAACGCCGGGAATCAGATCAAATTCTCATACCACCCGCTGATAAAAGTGAGTGGCAGACGCAGCGTAATCTTAGTAAGGTACGTTAG